In one window of Mesorhizobium sp. B2-1-1 DNA:
- a CDS encoding chorismate mutase — protein sequence MNEEKDMADARTILAGYRASIDNIDAALIHMLAERFRCTKAVGLLKAEHGLPPADPAREQQQIARLRQLADDAHLDPDFAEKFLNFVVREVIRHHEQIAAANGVTKTG from the coding sequence ATGAACGAGGAAAAGGACATGGCGGACGCCCGCACCATCCTGGCCGGCTACCGTGCTTCGATCGACAACATCGATGCCGCCCTCATCCACATGCTGGCCGAGCGCTTTCGCTGCACCAAGGCGGTCGGCCTGCTCAAGGCCGAGCATGGCTTGCCGCCGGCCGATCCGGCGCGCGAACAGCAGCAGATCGCCCGTCTTCGCCAGCTGGCGGACGATGCGCATCTCGACCCGGATTTCGCGGAGAAATTCCTCAACTTCGTCGTCCGCGAAGTGATCCGCCACCACGAACAGATCGCCGCTGCCAACGGCGTGACGAAAACCGGCTGA
- the ffh gene encoding signal recognition particle protein, which produces MFESLQERLGSILNGLTGRGALSEADVSAALREVRRALLEADVALEVVRSFTDKVREKAVGAAVLKSIKPGQMVVKIVHDELVDMLGAEGVAVDLNAPAPVVVMMVGLQGSGKTTTSAKIAKRLTERQNKKVLMASLDTRRPAAQEQLRQLGEQVKVATLPVVAGQNPVDIAKRAVQAARLGGHDVVILDTAGRTHIDEPLMVEMADIKKVSGPHEILLVADSLTGQDAVNLAKSFDERVGITGLVLTRMDGDGRGGAALSMRAVTGKPIKLIGTGEKMDGLEEFHPKRIADRILGMGDIVSLVEKAAENIDAEQAAAMAKKMQSGKFDLNDLAQQLQQMSKMGGMGGIMGMMPGMGKMKDQMAAAGLDDKMFGRQLAIISSMTKAERANPDILKHSRKKRIAAGSGTDAAEINKLLKMHRGMADMMKAMGGKGKGGGLMRGMMGGLASKMGLGGMMPAGMGGMPDLSKMDPKQLEALQKQAQAAGMKGLPSGLPGGGGLPGLPGGMKLPGLPGLGGGGLPGLGKKK; this is translated from the coding sequence ATGTTTGAATCACTTCAGGAGCGCCTTGGCTCCATCCTGAACGGCCTGACCGGCCGCGGCGCGCTGTCGGAGGCGGATGTCTCGGCGGCGCTCCGCGAGGTGCGCCGTGCGCTGCTCGAGGCCGACGTGGCGCTGGAAGTGGTGCGCTCCTTCACCGATAAGGTGCGCGAGAAGGCGGTCGGCGCGGCGGTGCTGAAGTCGATCAAGCCCGGCCAGATGGTCGTCAAGATCGTGCATGACGAGCTGGTCGACATGCTCGGCGCCGAAGGCGTCGCCGTCGACCTCAACGCACCGGCGCCTGTCGTCGTCATGATGGTCGGCCTGCAGGGTTCCGGCAAGACGACGACCTCGGCCAAGATCGCCAAGCGGCTCACCGAGCGTCAGAACAAGAAGGTCCTGATGGCCTCGCTCGACACGCGGCGCCCCGCCGCGCAGGAGCAGTTGCGCCAGCTCGGCGAGCAGGTCAAGGTGGCGACGCTGCCTGTCGTCGCCGGCCAGAACCCGGTCGATATCGCCAAGCGCGCCGTGCAGGCGGCCAGGCTCGGCGGTCACGATGTGGTCATCCTCGACACTGCCGGCCGCACCCATATCGACGAGCCGCTGATGGTCGAGATGGCCGACATCAAGAAGGTGTCGGGCCCGCACGAGATCCTGCTGGTCGCCGACTCCTTGACCGGCCAGGACGCCGTCAACCTTGCCAAGAGCTTCGACGAGCGCGTCGGCATCACCGGACTGGTGCTGACCCGCATGGACGGCGACGGCCGTGGCGGCGCCGCGCTCTCGATGCGCGCCGTCACCGGCAAGCCGATCAAGCTGATCGGCACCGGCGAGAAGATGGACGGGCTGGAGGAATTTCACCCCAAGCGTATCGCCGACCGCATTCTCGGCATGGGCGACATCGTTTCGCTTGTCGAAAAAGCCGCCGAGAACATCGACGCCGAGCAGGCGGCGGCGATGGCCAAAAAGATGCAGTCGGGCAAGTTCGACCTGAACGATCTCGCCCAGCAGCTTCAGCAGATGTCGAAAATGGGCGGCATGGGCGGCATCATGGGCATGATGCCCGGCATGGGCAAGATGAAGGACCAGATGGCCGCCGCCGGTCTCGACGACAAGATGTTCGGCCGCCAACTCGCCATCATCTCCTCGATGACCAAGGCCGAGCGCGCCAACCCCGACATTCTCAAGCACTCCCGCAAGAAGCGCATCGCCGCCGGCTCCGGCACCGACGCGGCCGAGATCAACAAGCTCTTGAAGATGCATCGCGGCATGGCCGACATGATGAAGGCGATGGGCGGCAAGGGCAAAGGCGGCGGCCTGATGCGCGGCATGATGGGCGGGCTCGCCTCCAAGATGGGCCTCGGCGGCATGATGCCCGCTGGCATGGGCGGCATGCCGGACCTCTCCAAGATGGATCCCAAGCAGCTCGAAGCCTTGCAGAAGCAGGCGCAGGCCGCCGGCATGAAGGGCCTGCCCAGCGGCCTTCCCGGCGGCGGTGGCCTGCCCGGCTTGCCCGGCGGCATGAAGCTTCCCGGGCTTCCCGGTCTCGGCGGCGGTGGCCTGCCTGGCCTCGGCAAGAAGAAGTGA